The following proteins are co-located in the [Pasteurella] mairii genome:
- the galT gene encoding galactose-1-phosphate uridylyltransferase produces MNLFMPTEHPHRRYNPLTEQWVLVSPHRAKRPWQGQQEKIAEEQKPHYDANCYLCPGNRRITGEQNPAYQTPFVFKNDFSALLEDTPTPPASSDPLFQSSQARGESRVICFSPDHCKTLPLLSAVEIYQIIQVWQQQLHELGAKYPWVQIFENKGAAMGCSNPHPHGQIWANSFLPNEVQREDEAQRKYWQQHGAVLLVDYVQRELTQKERLVVETEHWVALVPYWAVWPFETLLLPKTHIKRLTDLSEAQAQDLAVVLKKLTTKYDNLFGVSFPYSMGFHAAPFNGEDNAHWQLHAHFYPPLLRSATVRKFMVGYEMLGESQRDLTAEQAAARLRELSEIHYSEQ; encoded by the coding sequence ATGAATTTATTTATGCCGACCGAACATCCACATCGTCGCTATAACCCATTGACAGAACAGTGGGTTTTAGTTTCTCCCCATCGAGCAAAACGTCCTTGGCAAGGACAACAGGAAAAGATCGCGGAAGAACAAAAACCGCATTATGATGCCAATTGTTATCTTTGTCCGGGAAATCGGCGCATTACCGGCGAACAAAATCCTGCCTACCAAACTCCTTTCGTGTTTAAAAATGACTTTTCTGCGCTGCTAGAAGATACGCCAACACCGCCAGCATCGTCCGATCCCTTGTTTCAATCATCACAAGCACGTGGCGAAAGTCGGGTAATTTGTTTTTCACCGGATCACTGTAAAACCTTACCCCTACTAAGTGCGGTCGAAATTTATCAAATTATTCAAGTATGGCAACAACAATTGCATGAATTGGGTGCCAAATATCCTTGGGTGCAAATTTTTGAAAATAAAGGCGCGGCAATGGGTTGTTCCAACCCACATCCGCACGGGCAAATTTGGGCAAATAGCTTTTTACCTAACGAAGTGCAACGCGAAGATGAGGCACAACGTAAATATTGGCAACAACATGGCGCTGTATTGCTCGTAGATTATGTGCAACGTGAATTAACGCAAAAAGAGCGCCTTGTGGTGGAAACCGAACATTGGGTAGCCTTGGTTCCTTATTGGGCGGTATGGCCATTTGAAACCCTGTTATTACCAAAAACTCACATAAAACGCTTAACGGATTTAAGCGAAGCGCAAGCGCAAGATTTAGCGGTGGTGCTGAAAAAACTGACCACCAAATATGATAATTTATTTGGCGTATCTTTCCCGTATTCCATGGGATTTCATGCAGCACCTTTTAATGGCGAAGATAATGCCCATTGGCAATTACACGCCCATTTTTACCCGCCGCTACTGCGTTCAGCGACGGTGCGTAAATTTATGGTAGGTTATGAAATGTTAGGCGAAAGCCAACGTGATTTAACCGCCGAACAAGCTGCCGCAAGATTACGCGAATTAAGCGAAATACACTACAGCGAACAATAA
- the corC gene encoding magnesium and cobalt efflux protein CorC, which translates to MSEENQSSPSTETKKSFFQSLFGRLFQGELKNRDELVEVIRDSEQNELIDQDTREMIEGVMEIAELRVRDIMIPRSQIVFIETSQNLDSCLNTIIESAHSRFPVMTDERDNIAGILHAKDLLKFLRSNAEAFDLLSTLRPAVIVPESKRVDRMLKDFRSERFHMAIVVDEFGAVSGLVTIEDILEQIVGDIEDEFDEEEIADIRQLSRHTYAVRALTDIEDFNQQFGTHFADEEVDTIGGVVMQAFGYLPKRGEEIVLENLNIKVTSADSRRLIQLRVTVPDEQIANNIKQSSE; encoded by the coding sequence ATGAGTGAAGAAAATCAGAGTAGCCCCTCGACTGAAACGAAGAAAAGTTTTTTCCAATCTTTATTTGGTCGTCTGTTTCAAGGGGAATTAAAAAATCGTGATGAATTAGTCGAAGTCATTCGTGATTCGGAACAAAACGAGCTTATCGATCAAGATACCCGTGAAATGATTGAGGGGGTGATGGAAATCGCCGAATTGCGCGTACGCGATATTATGATCCCGCGTTCGCAAATTGTATTTATTGAAACCTCGCAAAATTTGGATTCTTGTCTGAATACGATTATCGAAAGCGCCCACTCGCGTTTTCCGGTGATGACCGACGAACGGGATAATATCGCCGGAATCCTACATGCTAAAGATTTGCTGAAATTTTTGCGTTCTAATGCGGAAGCCTTTGATTTGCTATCTACGTTGCGTCCGGCGGTGATCGTGCCGGAAAGTAAGCGGGTAGATCGGATGCTAAAAGATTTCCGTTCCGAGCGTTTCCATATGGCAATTGTGGTGGATGAATTTGGCGCGGTATCCGGTTTGGTCACCATTGAGGATATTTTGGAACAAATCGTCGGCGATATTGAAGACGAATTTGATGAAGAAGAAATTGCCGATATCCGTCAACTTTCGCGCCATACCTATGCGGTACGCGCCTTAACCGATATTGAAGATTTTAATCAACAATTTGGTACGCATTTTGCTGATGAAGAAGTGGATACCATTGGCGGTGTGGTGATGCAAGCCTTTGGTTATTTGCCGAAACGGGGCGAAGAAATTGTGTTAGAAAACCTCAATATCAAAGTCACCTCGGCAGACAGCCGGCGTCTTATCCAATTACGTGTGACCGTACCGGATGAGCAAATTGCCAACAATATCAAACAAAGCAGTGAATAA
- the galM gene encoding galactose mutarotase, aldose 1-epimerase, whose translation MLEILQNNIVAPDNQPFQRITLQNPNGMRVQFLDWGATWISCQVPVGTALREVLLGCRPEDYEKQTAFMGGAIGRYANRIANACYPDPLADQGIRRLTSNQGQHQLHGGVRGFDKVRWKIREFSANFVQFSYIALDLEQGFPGSVEVYLTYELLADNTLLVQFEATPSADTPLNLTSHVYFNLNDAENGADVRSHFLQLNADHFLPVDNQGIPNASLKSVDQTSFDFRTEKTIARNFLQEEQQETKGYDHAFLLNSAENTDSKLKETQPCAILTAPDRSLSLQVFTSQSAIQVYTANYLGGTLTRQGNEYADYAGIALETQALPDTPNHPEWWKYGGMSKAGERYYQWTKFSFVIPKK comes from the coding sequence ATGCTAGAGATTTTGCAAAATAACATTGTCGCCCCAGATAATCAGCCTTTTCAGCGTATCACGCTGCAAAACCCCAATGGAATGCGGGTACAGTTTCTTGATTGGGGTGCCACTTGGATTTCCTGCCAAGTGCCTGTCGGTACAGCATTGCGCGAAGTCTTACTCGGTTGTCGACCAGAAGATTATGAAAAACAAACTGCCTTTATGGGAGGAGCCATTGGGCGTTACGCCAATCGTATTGCCAACGCCTGCTACCCCGATCCGTTAGCCGATCAAGGTATTCGTCGTTTAACGTCAAACCAAGGTCAACATCAACTGCATGGTGGCGTGCGTGGTTTTGATAAAGTGCGGTGGAAAATTCGCGAATTTTCCGCCAATTTTGTGCAATTTTCCTATATCGCCTTAGATCTGGAACAAGGCTTTCCCGGTAGTGTGGAAGTCTACTTGACTTATGAATTACTGGCGGATAACACGTTGTTAGTGCAATTTGAAGCGACACCAAGTGCCGATACGCCGCTTAATTTAACCAGCCACGTTTATTTTAATTTAAATGATGCAGAAAACGGTGCTGATGTTCGTTCGCATTTTTTACAACTGAACGCTGATCATTTTTTGCCGGTGGACAATCAAGGCATTCCTAATGCGTCGCTGAAATCCGTAGATCAAACCAGTTTTGATTTCCGTACGGAAAAAACCATTGCGCGGAATTTTTTACAAGAAGAACAACAAGAAACCAAAGGCTATGATCATGCCTTTTTATTAAATTCCGCTGAAAATACCGATAGTAAACTCAAAGAAACGCAACCTTGTGCCATTTTAACCGCCCCAGATCGCAGTTTAAGCCTGCAAGTTTTTACCTCACAATCCGCCATCCAAGTTTATACTGCCAATTATTTAGGCGGCACGTTAACTCGACAAGGCAATGAATATGCTGATTATGCAGGGATTGCATTGGAAACCCAAGCCTTGCCGGATACGCCAAACCATCCGGAATGGTGGAAATATGGCGGTATGAGCAAAGCCGGCGAGCGTTATTATCAATGGACAAAATTCAGTTTTGTTATCCCAAAAAAGTAA
- the galK gene encoding galactokinase, producing the protein MTPQQTAKHLFEQKFDRTSTLNVYAPGRVNIIGEHTDYNDGFVMPCAINYGTAVSGDKRSDALFRVYASDLDQFDEFSLLEEIVPTSEKWTGYVRGVVKFIQARCPQFTQGADLVINGNVPLSAGLSSSASLEVAIGKFCQQLGNLPLSNTDIALIGQQAENQFVGANCGNMDQLISALGQQDHLLMIDCRSLQTIPTPVPPGVAVMIINSHVKHDLVNGEYNIRRQQCEQAAAFFGVKALRDVSVEQFYPKEQELTALDPAMAKRARHVVTENARVLAAVEALQQGNLTRLGELMYQSHASMRDDFEITVPEIDYLVELAEVAIGNSGGARMTGGGFGGCIVALAPVEKVIAVQQIIADNYQKTTGLKEDFYVCTASQGVHLC; encoded by the coding sequence ATGACCCCGCAACAAACAGCAAAACACCTTTTTGAACAAAAATTCGACCGCACTTCAACCCTCAACGTATATGCTCCGGGACGAGTCAATATCATTGGTGAGCATACCGATTACAATGACGGATTTGTGATGCCTTGCGCGATTAATTATGGAACCGCGGTAAGTGGCGATAAACGTTCGGATGCGCTTTTTCGGGTTTATGCTTCCGATTTGGATCAATTTGACGAATTTTCCTTGCTCGAAGAAATTGTACCGACATCCGAAAAATGGACAGGCTATGTACGCGGCGTGGTGAAATTTATTCAAGCCCGTTGCCCACAATTTACCCAAGGTGCGGATTTGGTGATTAACGGCAATGTCCCATTATCCGCGGGCTTAAGTTCATCCGCCTCTTTGGAAGTCGCTATTGGTAAATTTTGCCAACAATTGGGCAATTTGCCTTTAAGCAATACGGACATTGCGTTAATCGGGCAACAAGCGGAAAACCAATTTGTCGGCGCCAATTGTGGCAATATGGATCAATTAATTTCCGCCTTGGGGCAACAAGATCATTTATTGATGATTGATTGCCGCAGTTTGCAAACAATACCAACGCCGGTTCCGCCGGGCGTGGCAGTGATGATTATAAATTCGCACGTGAAACATGATTTGGTTAACGGTGAATATAATATTCGGCGCCAACAATGCGAGCAAGCCGCGGCATTTTTTGGCGTCAAAGCCTTGCGTGATGTGTCCGTTGAGCAATTTTACCCAAAAGAGCAAGAATTGACCGCACTTGATCCTGCCATGGCAAAACGCGCAAGACATGTCGTGACCGAAAATGCACGGGTTTTAGCCGCAGTTGAGGCGTTACAACAAGGCAATTTAACTCGCCTAGGCGAATTAATGTACCAATCTCATGCCTCCATGCGTGATGATTTTGAGATTACCGTGCCGGAAATTGATTACTTAGTAGAATTGGCAGAAGTCGCCATTGGCAACAGTGGTGGCGCTAGAATGACCGGTGGTGGATTTGGGGGCTGTATCGTCGCCCTAGCGCCGGTTGAAAAAGTCATAGCAGTGCAGCAAATTATCGCTGATAATTACCAAAAAACAACTGGGCTAAAAGAAGATTTTTATGTCTGCACCGCCTCTCAAGGAGTTCATTTATGCTAG
- the galR gene encoding HTH-type transcriptional regulator GalR: MMITIRDVAKQAGVSVATVSRVLNNASSSEKARLAVQRAVAQLGYHPNANAQALALQNTETIGVVVTDVTDPFFAILVKAVDNVAEEHQKTILIGIGYHNAEKERKAIETLLRKRCSCLVVHSKALTDEELQAYLQRIPGMVIINRLVRGYENRCVSLDNQKGTFLATQTLIQLGHCHIGYIGSTHQITDESERLKGYLTALQHYHIKLEPHFVTHSTPDFEGGEKAMINLLSYNSNLTAVVAYNDGMAAGAISVLNENNISVPKQFSIIGFDDMPIARYLIPKLTTIRYPIDLMATYAANLALSLVDNAIEEPAYLQFNPTLVQRFSTGRAN; this comes from the coding sequence ATGATGATTACCATTCGTGATGTGGCTAAACAAGCCGGTGTTTCTGTCGCCACGGTATCTCGCGTATTAAACAACGCGTCTTCCAGTGAAAAAGCACGCCTTGCGGTGCAGCGTGCAGTTGCACAATTGGGCTACCACCCTAATGCCAATGCACAAGCGTTGGCATTACAAAATACGGAGACTATCGGCGTGGTGGTGACGGATGTTACGGATCCTTTTTTTGCTATTTTAGTGAAAGCAGTGGATAACGTGGCGGAGGAGCATCAAAAAACCATTTTGATTGGAATCGGTTACCATAACGCCGAAAAAGAACGCAAAGCTATTGAAACCTTGTTGCGTAAGCGTTGTAGTTGTTTGGTTGTGCATTCCAAAGCCTTGACAGATGAGGAGTTACAAGCCTATTTACAACGTATTCCGGGTATGGTGATTATTAATCGTTTAGTACGTGGTTATGAAAACCGTTGTGTGAGCTTAGATAATCAAAAAGGGACATTTTTAGCAACGCAAACCTTAATTCAACTAGGACATTGCCATATTGGTTATATTGGCTCCACTCATCAAATCACGGATGAAAGCGAACGATTGAAAGGATATTTGACCGCACTTCAACATTATCATATTAAACTTGAGCCCCATTTTGTCACTCATAGTACGCCGGATTTTGAAGGCGGGGAAAAGGCAATGATCAATTTATTAAGTTATAATTCCAATCTCACAGCGGTGGTGGCGTACAATGATGGCATGGCGGCGGGAGCGATTTCAGTTCTTAATGAAAATAATATCAGCGTTCCGAAACAATTTTCCATTATTGGTTTTGATGATATGCCGATTGCTCGTTATTTGATCCCAAAATTAACAACAATCCGTTATCCCATTGATTTAATGGCAACTTATGCCGCAAATTTAGCCTTAAGCTTAGTTGATAATGCTATTGAAGAACCGGCATATTTACAATTTAACCCGACATTAGTACAACGGTTTTCGACAGGGCGAGCTAATTAG